A genome region from Erigeron canadensis isolate Cc75 chromosome 3, C_canadensis_v1, whole genome shotgun sequence includes the following:
- the LOC122593359 gene encoding F-box/FBD/LRR-repeat protein At1g13570-like isoform X3 — protein sequence MELVHGRSGKSSKSVPLEDVIGSMPENVITNIIDRLPLQEAIRTGILSRNWRYKWTLLSQLVFDYDFFLFLKGSGDDIMHFDGKNISRLLLHLKGAITNFVLDIPEFIKLDVEDVNHWIVFLCRIGIKKFTLIHEYDELKLPAHIFSCLELKHLELGSCISGPLPCFRGFPNLLSLQLDQVRIQDCKCGNLIVQSPLLEILSITDFVARSEVNLAEIVKLENLKELNLSLCLLDNMTMTRPSNIFHQMSLLPRLQSLSLNFRKCKFLAEAGTQRWVSTAFPCLKTLKLNQIDFSSDTMLSCVVAMLSGAPNLQTLEIMAAYENTIPPPLICSLEGDCSNFGLLQLQYVVLNIRALDNEAG from the exons ATGGAACTGGTCCATGGGAGAAGCGGTAAATCATCCAAATCTGTACCACTTGAAGATGTTATTGGCAGCATGCCCGAGAATGTGATTACGAATATCATTGATCGTTTACCATTACAAGAGGCTATAAGGACTGGTATCTTGTCAAGAAACTGGAGATATAAGTGGACTTTACTCAGTCAACTCGTATTTGATTATGATTTCTTCCTGTTTTTAAAAGGATCTGGAGACGACATAATGCATTTTGACGGGAAGAATATAAGTAGACTTCTCCTACATCTTAAAGGTGCCATAACAAACTTCGTCCTCGATATACCGGAGTTCATCAAATTGGATGTTGAAGACGTTAATCACTGGATTGTGTTCCTTTGTAGAATAGGTATCAAGAAGTTTACTCTCATACATGAATATGATGAACTTAAGTTACCTGCCCATATTTTCTCTTGTCTAGAGTTGAAACATTTAGAGCTTGGATCCTGTATTTCCGGCCCTTTGCCTTGTTTTCGTGGTTTTCCAAACCTATTGAGCTTACAGTTGGATCAGGTTAGAATCCAAGACTGCAAATGTGGGAATTTAATCGTTCAGTCTCCGTTACTAGAGATTCTGTCAATTACTGATTTCGTTGCTAGAAGTGAAGTAAATTTGGCTGAGATTGTAAAGCTTGAAAATCTCAAAGAATTGAATTTGTCATTGTGTTTGCTTGACAACATGACCATGACCAGACCTTCCAATATCTTTCACCAAATGTCACTTCTTCCAAGACTTCAGAGCCTTTCTTTGAATTTTCGGAAATGCAAG TTCTTAGCAGAAGCCGGCACACAAAGATGGGTCTCTACTGCCTTTCCTTGCCTCAAGACTCTTAAGTTAAACCAAATAGATTTTAGTAGTGATACCATGTTATCATGTGTCGTTGCAATGCTTTCTGGTGCCCCGAATTTGCAGACTCTTGAAATCATG GCCGCATACGAGAATACTATCCCTCCGCCTCTCATTTGTTCTTTAGAGGGTGACTGCAGCAATTTTGGGCTCTTGCAGCTTCAGTATGTGGTGTTGAATATCAGAGCTTTAGATAATGAG GCTGGCTAG
- the LOC122593359 gene encoding F-box/FBD/LRR-repeat protein At1g13570-like isoform X1 — translation MELVHGRSGKSSKSVPLEDVIGSMPENVITNIIDRLPLQEAIRTGILSRNWRYKWTLLSQLVFDYDFFLFLKGSGDDIMHFDGKNISRLLLHLKGAITNFVLDIPEFIKLDVEDVNHWIVFLCRIGIKKFTLIHEYDELKLPAHIFSCLELKHLELGSCISGPLPCFRGFPNLLSLQLDQVRIQDCKCGNLIVQSPLLEILSITDFVARSEVNLAEIVKLENLKELNLSLCLLDNMTMTRPSNIFHQMSLLPRLQSLSLNFRKCKFLAEAGTQRWVSTAFPCLKTLKLNQIDFSSDTMLSCVVAMLSGAPNLQTLEIMAAYENTIPPPLICSLEGDCSNFGLLQLQYVVLNIRALDNEVSLIKSMLGSPLLKKILIFSNLINDGNEKFRLASKLLMLHRASPVAEIMLL, via the exons ATGGAACTGGTCCATGGGAGAAGCGGTAAATCATCCAAATCTGTACCACTTGAAGATGTTATTGGCAGCATGCCCGAGAATGTGATTACGAATATCATTGATCGTTTACCATTACAAGAGGCTATAAGGACTGGTATCTTGTCAAGAAACTGGAGATATAAGTGGACTTTACTCAGTCAACTCGTATTTGATTATGATTTCTTCCTGTTTTTAAAAGGATCTGGAGACGACATAATGCATTTTGACGGGAAGAATATAAGTAGACTTCTCCTACATCTTAAAGGTGCCATAACAAACTTCGTCCTCGATATACCGGAGTTCATCAAATTGGATGTTGAAGACGTTAATCACTGGATTGTGTTCCTTTGTAGAATAGGTATCAAGAAGTTTACTCTCATACATGAATATGATGAACTTAAGTTACCTGCCCATATTTTCTCTTGTCTAGAGTTGAAACATTTAGAGCTTGGATCCTGTATTTCCGGCCCTTTGCCTTGTTTTCGTGGTTTTCCAAACCTATTGAGCTTACAGTTGGATCAGGTTAGAATCCAAGACTGCAAATGTGGGAATTTAATCGTTCAGTCTCCGTTACTAGAGATTCTGTCAATTACTGATTTCGTTGCTAGAAGTGAAGTAAATTTGGCTGAGATTGTAAAGCTTGAAAATCTCAAAGAATTGAATTTGTCATTGTGTTTGCTTGACAACATGACCATGACCAGACCTTCCAATATCTTTCACCAAATGTCACTTCTTCCAAGACTTCAGAGCCTTTCTTTGAATTTTCGGAAATGCAAG TTCTTAGCAGAAGCCGGCACACAAAGATGGGTCTCTACTGCCTTTCCTTGCCTCAAGACTCTTAAGTTAAACCAAATAGATTTTAGTAGTGATACCATGTTATCATGTGTCGTTGCAATGCTTTCTGGTGCCCCGAATTTGCAGACTCTTGAAATCATG GCCGCATACGAGAATACTATCCCTCCGCCTCTCATTTGTTCTTTAGAGGGTGACTGCAGCAATTTTGGGCTCTTGCAGCTTCAGTATGTGGTGTTGAATATCAGAGCTTTAGATAATGAGGTATCTTTGATAAAGTCTATGCTTGGTTCTCCCTTGCTTAAGAAGATCCTAATTTTTTCTAACTTAATAAATGATGGGAATGAGAAGTTCAGGCTGGCTAGCAAGCTGTTGATGCTCCATCGAGCTTCTCCTGTAGCAGAAATCATGCTCCTCTAA
- the LOC122593359 gene encoding F-box/FBD/LRR-repeat protein At1g13570-like isoform X2, translating to MELVHGRSGKSSKSVPLEDVIGSMPENVITNIIDRLPLQEAIRTGILSRNWRYKWTLLSQLVFDYDFFLFLKGSGDDIMHFDGKNISRLLLHLKGAITNFVLDIPEFIKLDVEDVNHWIVFLCRIGIKKFTLIHEYDELKLPAHIFSCLELKHLELGSCISGPLPCFRGFPNLLSLQLDQVRIQDCKCGNLIVQSPLLEILSITDFVARSEVNLAEIVKLENLKELNLSLCLLDNMTMTRPSNIFHQMSLLPRLQSLSLNFRKCKFLAEAGTQRWVSTAFPCLKTLKLNQIDFSSDTMLSCVVAMLSGAPNLQTLEIMAAYENTIPPPLICSLEGDCSNFGLLQLQYVVLNIRALDNEFRLASKLLMLHRASPVAEIMLL from the exons ATGGAACTGGTCCATGGGAGAAGCGGTAAATCATCCAAATCTGTACCACTTGAAGATGTTATTGGCAGCATGCCCGAGAATGTGATTACGAATATCATTGATCGTTTACCATTACAAGAGGCTATAAGGACTGGTATCTTGTCAAGAAACTGGAGATATAAGTGGACTTTACTCAGTCAACTCGTATTTGATTATGATTTCTTCCTGTTTTTAAAAGGATCTGGAGACGACATAATGCATTTTGACGGGAAGAATATAAGTAGACTTCTCCTACATCTTAAAGGTGCCATAACAAACTTCGTCCTCGATATACCGGAGTTCATCAAATTGGATGTTGAAGACGTTAATCACTGGATTGTGTTCCTTTGTAGAATAGGTATCAAGAAGTTTACTCTCATACATGAATATGATGAACTTAAGTTACCTGCCCATATTTTCTCTTGTCTAGAGTTGAAACATTTAGAGCTTGGATCCTGTATTTCCGGCCCTTTGCCTTGTTTTCGTGGTTTTCCAAACCTATTGAGCTTACAGTTGGATCAGGTTAGAATCCAAGACTGCAAATGTGGGAATTTAATCGTTCAGTCTCCGTTACTAGAGATTCTGTCAATTACTGATTTCGTTGCTAGAAGTGAAGTAAATTTGGCTGAGATTGTAAAGCTTGAAAATCTCAAAGAATTGAATTTGTCATTGTGTTTGCTTGACAACATGACCATGACCAGACCTTCCAATATCTTTCACCAAATGTCACTTCTTCCAAGACTTCAGAGCCTTTCTTTGAATTTTCGGAAATGCAAG TTCTTAGCAGAAGCCGGCACACAAAGATGGGTCTCTACTGCCTTTCCTTGCCTCAAGACTCTTAAGTTAAACCAAATAGATTTTAGTAGTGATACCATGTTATCATGTGTCGTTGCAATGCTTTCTGGTGCCCCGAATTTGCAGACTCTTGAAATCATG GCCGCATACGAGAATACTATCCCTCCGCCTCTCATTTGTTCTTTAGAGGGTGACTGCAGCAATTTTGGGCTCTTGCAGCTTCAGTATGTGGTGTTGAATATCAGAGCTTTAGATAATGAG TTCAGGCTGGCTAGCAAGCTGTTGATGCTCCATCGAGCTTCTCCTGTAGCAGAAATCATGCTCCTCTAA